Within Melospiza georgiana isolate bMelGeo1 chromosome 21, bMelGeo1.pri, whole genome shotgun sequence, the genomic segment ATTGTGTTAGTTTACTCACCACTTTTGTCCCTTGGAACCTTTATGCCTCCAGGTTAAATCTCCGTGAGCTGGGACCTCTGGCATCTCACATGAGATGGTTTATCTGGCTGATGGCTGCTGGAGGAACCCTTTATGTATTTCTCTACCATGAAAAGTAAGAATTATTCTTTGCATTtaactttaaactgaaaattatcATCAGAGTACAAGAccaaacttttttttgttttggagatGAGCTACCAAGGTTCTCATCAAACAAGAAAATTTAAGTTGCCTCAGTGTTTTATTCTCACTGGTACTTACTGCAAGTGAAAGTGTCTGGGCAGTATTTAGGGAAGGTATTGCCTGCAACTCTACAATGCAGAGATAAATGCTAGTTTTAATTTTGTCATAAAACACTACAACCTCCCTATCTGCATGAAAACTTTTTGTATAATGACCCAATACCAacagataatttaaaatactcatttttGCTGTTGAAGGAAATGTTCACCCTTTTGTACACCACCTTAAATTGCTCAAATCATTCCTTTTTAGGTATAAGATCGTTGAACTCTTTTTCTATTTAGCGATGGGATTTTCTCCTGCTCTGGTAGTGACATCCATGGTAAGGAATGTGACTTTGAACAGTGCAAACAAACAAGACTTGCCTTTTATAACCAGCTTGAATTCCAGTGCAGCTCTTTCCTCTGCAGAGATGTTCATTTTAGTACACTGTACTTGTAAATGCTCTTGGCAGAGCAACCAAATACAACCTGTCATAGTTTGGATTTATAGTTCACATTTCAGTGAAGTGCTGCCTTGTTTTGTTCAGTCTGGGCTGCACTGGGTAGATAAAGAGAGCCTGGGTTTCTTGGTGCATTTGAAAAGCATCCTACTCCAAACTGTTTTATAGttacacattttaaataatgttgATTAACCATCTCTGCTGCTAATATAAATGTGACACATTTTCAGGTTAATGCCTTAACTGGCTGTATCAAAGTCTTGCTGGGAGGAGCTGCATTAAACTCACACTTCACAGAGTAATGTGGTTTTCTTTGTCTCCATGATTGTCTGCTCTGCTGATGAAGCAAACCATCAATCTTGTTTTAGTTCTTGAGTTGTCCCAGTATAAGTTAAGTTCTCTAGTGCTATGGGGACATGGTATATGAGCACATTATTGTGCATTTCACAAAGTGTAATATAAATACATGCATTTCTCACTTGTCCATCTGTCCCACCCAACATTTCCAGAGTTGTCACAGCCAGCTCCCTTTGCCTGGGGGAGAAAAGCACTGTGCATTCTGTCCATAAATACTCTTTGCCCCCTTTACACCCTGACCTGTGCTTGTTCCCTGGCAGAGCAACacggaggggctgcaggaggtggCCTGGGGAGGTTTGATCTATTGCCTGGGCGTGGTGTTCTTCAAGAGTGATGGAGTGATCCCCTTTGCCCACGCCATCTGGCACCTCTTcgtggccacagcagctgctgtccaTTACTATGCCATCTGGAAGTACCTTTACAGAAGTCCTGCAGACATCATCCGTCACTTGTgagatcttaaaaaaaaaaaaaaaattaatctgcaCTTGGCCTCTGTAGCAGTATTATTTGACTTAAAGAATTGGGGGGAATTGGAAAAATTGCACAGCAAAACTGCACTGACTTTGGTAGTTCTGTGAACACAATTACTGTGAACTGATGTTTGTGTCCTGCCATTTCCCATCACATGGCAAGTGCTGTAAATAACCAAGATACTGTACTGCAGTAACCAAGAGTCCATTCCACGTTAGCAGAACTGGCTGCCTGATGTTTACAAACAAATTTTGTATGCTAGTTtaattttacagtttttaaCTACGTGAATTTTTCTAAATTAGTGATTCTAATGGTGAAGTCAGTGCAATAGTGAAAATGTAATGCTTGTGACATGAAATTGGTTTCTATCACCTTTCCACGAGTCATTTCTTAAACATGAATCAGAGACAACTAATCTACTTTTACCACCCATTATCTTGGTATAATGTGACTTTTATAGaaacttttctgtgttttttgtAAACTTTAAAAGTACATTTATTGAACTGAAGACACACAACTGTCATCTATGCAGTTATTCATGTTGCAAACTCTTGCAAGAAACGGTTACATTCCACACCCTGTTCTGAGGAGCAAACATTGTACCTCTCCTGAAGTTTGTGTTGCAGCTGTAATTGTAATAACCACTTTTACAAACTAAAACCTGAATGCGATTCTGCTGACTTCTAACATGGCAGCATTCTGCTCATTTACAATACCACTGAACCAGACCTTAAGCTGGCTTTATTTGTGATGAAGAGCTGAGGGTGATTTTCTCCTCCAAggtcccagctgtccccagggtggggGCTGTGTGGAATATCCCCCATCCAGGCCAGGGCCCCTCATTTCCCCAGCccctgtacacacacacacacatgtggcACTGGGACCTGGGTTTCCAAAGGGGCTTGAACTGACTGGGCCCACTGGGTTTGCTGGGGTGGTTGTGGTGGGAAACCcgggtgggagcagcaggcagagcattGCTGAGCACCTGGAGCTCAGGGTCCTTCAGAGGCACGGCTTGGAGGATGTGGTAAGTGTCACTCGTCATCTGGGGCTTCTCACAGAGCCTGGCTGGTCTCTGtcactgtctgtctgtctgtctgtccaggaAATCCAGCTGTGGTAGCAAGGCGTGGTTGTAGGGCGTGCTCAGATGACCGGTGTAGAGGAGTCCCTGTGATCCTGTTAGTCCAATAATTCTATCCTGTCCCACTATGTAATGAATGTCTTATATTAAGATTGACTTTATCCTTTTTCTAATTTAGTCAGTTTTACATGTCAgtattgaaaaacaaaaccaaaatgtgtTGCCTTTTTCAGATTTTGTTCTGGATATTGCCTGTCTGCAAACAATAGGGATGTTTCAAAGGTCCTGTTTCACTCAGATTTGCCAGAGGGCCACAAGTTTTACAATATTTACATTTGTATAGGGAATTTACCAGAGGGACAAACTTTAAATTCAAGACATTGAAGAATTGCTCTGTGGTGGTAGCAGGTGATCAGAGAAGTGGCAGCACCACAGCAAACTCAAACTGCCCCAAAGGAGAGcaaagggagcagctgggcaggtgaTTCTACCACAACAGTCTTGCAGATCTGGATGCCTCAGTTTTTTAACATTGtgtctattttaatattttccactttttgtGAGTCCATATATTTTGTTGAAATGCAGTACTGCTAAAACCACTAAAATACATGTAAAGGTTTTCTGTAGTCGAAAGTTAAACTATTGCTTGaatgtgtttgttttaattttaagttAATTTTTCATGGCATTTGCTTTTTGGAGTGTTTGAAatggtttttaaaaagtttcaattcgccaaaaatattttgaattactGTATTCTAGTCAATATGATATTGAATGTACTAGACTAACAATAAACATTTGGTGCAATTTGGAAACTCTTGTTTTCTTGGTGGTTGTTGTTTCCCCTCTCCATCATCTGGGCAGGGCAGTCACAGACTGACACTGTGGCCACTCCTGACAAAAGGGATCCTGTTTAAAAACAGTAAGACTATAATCCAAAATACTCAATTTTTACTATGGAAAAGATATATTTCTGTCTAAATTTTGGTAAATAGTTGGAACttgcttttcccttttgctGTTCTGGGATATAAGAAtatattgggattttttttcagcttagAACATTGAAATACATAATTTTGCTCTTATCCCTGGAGGAGTATCATTGCATAAAATACAGACAAGCTGAactaaaaatgtgtttctgtcTGGAAAGCAAGCATATCAAttagtcttttcttttttcccctccatctAATTGGAGCTCTCGAGGCTGATTCCTCTCAGGAGTAAGGATAGTGCTTTTTCCAGTAATGCATGCTGCAGTGCAGAGATGGGATTTCTTTGTCTTCCCAAggcaaatgtttttaaaagcacttgCTTCTGTATTTTCCATGCCTCTAGGTTTTAGAAGTGCAACAAGTAGGCTGAATTTAAATAAAGCAGAGATAGCAAACATTTCAGATGGACCTTTCCAGAAAATGTCTGAGATGCAGCAGGTACTCTGAATACTGCATATATTCTTAGATCATGTTTTTATAACACAATATCCTCTGCCTCAAAAAATAATTCTACTAAATGAAGGGCTACCTTTAAGTATTTATATTAGAGTGGTTGTTTGAATCATATTGGTTTAAAATAAACAGGAATGCCCAAAgacaatattaatttttcttcctgttaaCAAAAAGAGATCTAAAGGTAGGTGGGCTCCTGTTCCAATCCTGTCTGCTCCACATTGCTCTGAATTATTTGTGATTATGGTAAGAATCTCCCAGTTCTGGGTGAGGAAGTCCTTTCCAAGGAGGCTTGAGTgcccttgtgggtcccttccaactcaggatat encodes:
- the MMD gene encoding monocyte to macrophage differentiation factor, yielding MRRLRERFRRFMNHPAPANSRYKPTCYEHAANCYTHALLIVPAIVGSALLHRLSDDRWEKITAWMYGVGLCALFIVSTVFHIVSWKKSHLRTMEHCFHMCDRMMIYVFIAASYAPWLNLRELGPLASHMRWFIWLMAAGGTLYVFLYHEKYKIVELFFYLAMGFSPALVVTSMSNTEGLQEVAWGGLIYCLGVVFFKSDGVIPFAHAIWHLFVATAAAVHYYAIWKYLYRSPADIIRHL